Proteins encoded within one genomic window of Anaerolineales bacterium:
- a CDS encoding class I SAM-dependent methyltransferase has protein sequence MEPDVVQRVLDLNATFYQVNAVAFADTRRRPQPGVCAVVEAIEPSASILDVGCGHGLVAGQLHRQGHSGGYTGIDSSPQLLALAAQSVPTQGFAFHRADLAAADWPQRLSQTYQVILAFAVLHHLPGEPMRQRVASSLAKLLTEDGRIEVSVWNFLELPRLRQRIVPWKRLGLADDQVDPDDYLLDWRHAGRGLRYVHTFTPASLGQLAAHAGLMASDGRFSDGENGRLGLYQRWSLAA, from the coding sequence ATGGAACCCGATGTCGTCCAGCGAGTGCTGGATCTCAACGCGACATTCTACCAAGTGAACGCAGTGGCCTTCGCCGACACCCGTCGGCGGCCTCAGCCTGGCGTGTGCGCCGTGGTCGAAGCGATCGAGCCCTCCGCCAGCATTCTGGACGTCGGCTGCGGACACGGCCTGGTTGCAGGCCAGCTGCACCGCCAGGGCCACAGCGGTGGATACACCGGGATCGACTCGAGCCCGCAACTGCTCGCCTTGGCAGCCCAGTCTGTCCCGACGCAGGGGTTCGCCTTCCACCGGGCCGACCTGGCCGCAGCGGACTGGCCGCAAAGGCTGTCGCAGACCTACCAGGTGATTCTGGCTTTCGCCGTGCTGCACCATCTCCCCGGAGAACCTATGCGCCAGCGGGTGGCTTCCAGTCTTGCGAAGCTTCTGACGGAAGATGGACGGATTGAGGTGTCGGTCTGGAACTTCCTGGAGCTGCCGCGCTTGCGCCAGCGGATCGTGCCCTGGAAGCGCCTGGGGCTGGCGGACGACCAGGTCGATCCCGATGACTACCTGCTCGACTGGCGCCACGCAGGCAGGGGGCTGCGCTACGTGCATACCTTCACGCCCGCCTCCCTCGGCCAGCTGGCGGCCCACGCCGGGCTGATGGCTTCGGAC